From one Pempheris klunzingeri isolate RE-2024b chromosome 9, fPemKlu1.hap1, whole genome shotgun sequence genomic stretch:
- the LOC139207443 gene encoding pregnancy-specific beta-1-glycoprotein 4-like isoform X2 produces MATVVGLLVMLLGVSHGVKPYCDGRQDGAQCYGALGGTVVLQLMDGAAENSTYIWSNRTQTILAGKGVFRNVIGNRSSFTPSNGTIIINNLNRLDGGYYTLQIFDSNGAKSEQRSLQLTIQAPVSSVRLVSKCLSQGEMRVSCSSEGGDSPQYSWTLGGRKLNGAELLSGNDESKIITLKQDVSGQVVCSVSNHVSRVSAEKMISTCVVETYCDGRQDGAQCYGALGGTVVLQLMDGAAENSTYLWSSRTQTILAGRGNKFRINVIGNRSSFTPSNGAIIINNLNRLDGGNYTLQIFDSNGVKSEQRSLQLTIQAPVSSVWLVSKCLSQGEMRVSCSSEGGDSPQYSWTLGGRKLNGAELLSGNNESKNITLKQGVSGTLVCSVNNHVSRVFAEKMISTCGFIFIECISNGTYISQWVLKANNTLCIEPVTTEDHFLLIYGLRVAVAIILLSGVGAYFAWKKKKYKTTKGSSVPWQTQYQDNSVMMVEMRSSASEL; encoded by the exons ATGGCGACTGTGGTTGGACTGTTGGTGATGCTACTTGGAGTCTCTCATG GTGTGAAACCCTACTGTGATGGCAGACAGGATGGAGCTCAGTGTTATGGAGCTTTGGGAGGAACTGTGGTCCTCCAGCTGATGGACGGTGCAGCAGAGAATTCTACATACATATGGtcaaacagaacacaaacaatACTTGCAGGGAAAGGGGTTTTTAGAAATGTGATAGGAAACAGGTCCTCATTTACTCCCAGTAATGGAACAATTATCATCAACAACCTGAACAGGTTGGATGGTGGTTACTATACTCTTCAAATCTTTGATTCAAATGGAGCGAAATCAGAGCAGCGGAGTCTACAGTTGACCATTCAAG ctcctgtgtcctctgtccgGCTGGTCTCTAAGTGTCTGTCCCAGGGAGAGATGAGGGTGTCCTGCTCCTCTGAGGGAGGGGACAGTCCTCAGTACAGCTGGACTCTGGGTGGACGCAAGCTGAATGGTGCTGAGCTCCTTTCTGGAAATGATGAGAGTAAAATTATCACTCTGAAACAAGACGTCTCAGGACAAGTGGTCTGCTCGGTCAGCAACCACGTCAGTCGTGTCTCTGCAGAAAAGATGATATCTACCTGTG TCGTGGAAACCTACTGTGATGGCAGACAGGATGGAGCTCAGTGTTATGGAGCTTTGGGAGGAACTGTGGTCCTCCAGCTGATGGACGGTGCAGCAGAGAATTCTACATACCTATGGTCAAGCAGAACACAAACAATACTTGCAGGAAGAGGGAACAAGTTTAGGATAAATGTGATAGGAAACAGGTCCTCATTTACTCCCAGTAATGGAGCAATTATCATCAACAACCTGAACAGGTTGGATGGTGGTAACTATACTCTTCAAATCTTTGATTCAAATGGAGTGAAATCAGAGCAGCGGAGTCTACAGTTGACCATTCAAG ctcctgtgtcctctgtctggCTGGTCTCTAAGTGTCTGTCCCAGGGAGAGATGAGGGTGTCCTGCTCCTCTGAGGGAGGGGACAGTCCTCAGTACAGCTGGACTCTGGGTGGACGCAAGCTGAATGGTGCTGAGCTCCTTTCTGGAAATAATGAGAGTAAAAACATCACTCTGAAACAAGGCGTCTCAGGAACACTGGTCTGCTCAGTCAACAACCACGTCAGTCGTGTCTTTGCAGAAAAGATGATATCTACCTGTG GCTTCATATTCATTGAATGCATCTCCAATGGGACGTACATATCACAGTGGGTGCTTAAAGCCAATAACACCCTGTGTATTGAACCAGTCACTACTGAGG ATCACTTCTTGCTCATTTATGGTTTGCGAGTAGCCGTGGCAATCATTCTATTAAGTGGGGTTGGTGCCTACTTTGcttggaagaaaaagaaatacaagaCAACTAAGGGCTCCTCTGTCCCTTGGCAGACACAATACCAAGACAACTCTGTTATGATGGTTGAAATGAGAAGTTCTGCATCCGAACTTTAA
- the LOC139207443 gene encoding pregnancy-specific beta-1-glycoprotein 4-like isoform X1 encodes MATVVGLLVMLLGVSHGVKPYCDGRQDGAQCYGALGGTVVLQLMDGAAENSTYIWSNRTQTILAGKGVFRNVIGNRSSFTPSNGTIIINNLNRLDGGYYTLQIFDSNGAKSEQRSLQLTIQAPVSSVRLVSKCLSQGEMRVSCSSEGGDSPQYSWTLGGRKLNGAELLSGNDESKIITLKQDVSGQVVCSVSNHVSRVSAEKMISTCVVETYCDGRQDGAQCYGALGGTVVLQLMDGAAENSTYLWSSRTQTILAGRGNKFRINVIGNRSSFTPSNGAIIINNLNRLDGGNYTLQIFDSNGVKSEQRSLQLTIQAPVSSVWLVSKCLSQGEMRVSCSSEGGDSPQYSWTLGGRKLNGAELLSGNNESKNITLKQGVSGTLVCSVNNHVSRVFAEKMISTCGFIFIECISNGTYISQWVLKANNTLCIEPVTTEGKETAITVSITPSTNITFSSNVTHSIRAGPWYINYLPAVGGVLAALVILLVVGVAFVCVHRKKLNNKSKEEGDEQELTYADVKIMQREGRQMPQMAEMGVEYGQVKFSERPRRTVVPARDECVYAKVRRDR; translated from the exons ATGGCGACTGTGGTTGGACTGTTGGTGATGCTACTTGGAGTCTCTCATG GTGTGAAACCCTACTGTGATGGCAGACAGGATGGAGCTCAGTGTTATGGAGCTTTGGGAGGAACTGTGGTCCTCCAGCTGATGGACGGTGCAGCAGAGAATTCTACATACATATGGtcaaacagaacacaaacaatACTTGCAGGGAAAGGGGTTTTTAGAAATGTGATAGGAAACAGGTCCTCATTTACTCCCAGTAATGGAACAATTATCATCAACAACCTGAACAGGTTGGATGGTGGTTACTATACTCTTCAAATCTTTGATTCAAATGGAGCGAAATCAGAGCAGCGGAGTCTACAGTTGACCATTCAAG ctcctgtgtcctctgtccgGCTGGTCTCTAAGTGTCTGTCCCAGGGAGAGATGAGGGTGTCCTGCTCCTCTGAGGGAGGGGACAGTCCTCAGTACAGCTGGACTCTGGGTGGACGCAAGCTGAATGGTGCTGAGCTCCTTTCTGGAAATGATGAGAGTAAAATTATCACTCTGAAACAAGACGTCTCAGGACAAGTGGTCTGCTCGGTCAGCAACCACGTCAGTCGTGTCTCTGCAGAAAAGATGATATCTACCTGTG TCGTGGAAACCTACTGTGATGGCAGACAGGATGGAGCTCAGTGTTATGGAGCTTTGGGAGGAACTGTGGTCCTCCAGCTGATGGACGGTGCAGCAGAGAATTCTACATACCTATGGTCAAGCAGAACACAAACAATACTTGCAGGAAGAGGGAACAAGTTTAGGATAAATGTGATAGGAAACAGGTCCTCATTTACTCCCAGTAATGGAGCAATTATCATCAACAACCTGAACAGGTTGGATGGTGGTAACTATACTCTTCAAATCTTTGATTCAAATGGAGTGAAATCAGAGCAGCGGAGTCTACAGTTGACCATTCAAG ctcctgtgtcctctgtctggCTGGTCTCTAAGTGTCTGTCCCAGGGAGAGATGAGGGTGTCCTGCTCCTCTGAGGGAGGGGACAGTCCTCAGTACAGCTGGACTCTGGGTGGACGCAAGCTGAATGGTGCTGAGCTCCTTTCTGGAAATAATGAGAGTAAAAACATCACTCTGAAACAAGGCGTCTCAGGAACACTGGTCTGCTCAGTCAACAACCACGTCAGTCGTGTCTTTGCAGAAAAGATGATATCTACCTGTG GCTTCATATTCATTGAATGCATCTCCAATGGGACGTACATATCACAGTGGGTGCTTAAAGCCAATAACACCCTGTGTATTGAACCAGTCACTACTGAGGGTAAGGAGACTGCCATCACAGTGTCAATTACACCCTCCACTAATATCACATTCTCCTCCAATGTGACTCACTCCATCAGAGCTGGCCCATGGTACATTA ATTATTTGCCAGCTGTGGGTGGTGTGCTCGCTGCACTGGTAATTCTCTTGGTGGTCGGGGTGgcatttgtatgtgttcacaggAAAAAGCTGAACAACAAATCTAAAG AAGAAGGAGATGAACAGGAATTAACCTATGCTGATGTAAAGATCATGCAGCGGGAGGGGAGGCAGATGCCACAAATGGCAGAGATGGGGGTGGAGTATGGCCAAGTCAAGTTTTCAGAGCGACCTCGGCGGACTGTTGTACCCGCCAGAGATGAATGTGTGTACGCCAAGGTCCGTAGAGACAGGTGA
- the LOC139207200 gene encoding homeobox protein CHOX-CAD-like, producing MYNSQSARHLAQTLSLNSQYIPPTYDFSGYHHVPGVGDPSTSAWNPAYAPREEYAYSFPGSSPSAGQVSFCSPELSGTPTAAGGGSFTPYNFIPGQDPFSSRRKPHESIRPSSSGGKTRTKDKYRVVYTDQQRLELENEFQFNRYITMRRKSELSLSLGLSERQVKIWFQNRRAKERKINRKKLQHSQQASTTTPTPPVLGGPADTHITTSPSSNILSDTISEEYLGGSHMED from the exons ATGTACAACTCACAGTCGGCCAGACACCTGGCTCAGACGCTGTCACTGAATAGTCAGTACATTCCGCCTACGTATGACTTCAGCGGCTACCATCACGTCCCGGGAGTCGGTGACCCGTCAACAAGCGCGTGGAACCCCGCTTACGCTCCCCGGGAGGAGTATGCGTACAGCTTCCCGGGGTCAAGCCCCAGCGCCGGGCAGGTCAGCTTCTGTTCCCCGGAGCTGAGCGGCACGCCCACCGCCGCTGGAGGGGGGTCGTTCACTCCGTACAACTTTATCCCGGGACAGGACCCCTTCAGCTCCAGGAGGAAACCACATGAATCCATCAGACCGTCCAGTTCAG GGGGGAAGACTCGCACTAAGGACAAGTATAGGGTGGTGTACACTGACCAGCAACGCTTGGAGCTGGAGAATGAGTTTCAGTTCAACCGCTACATCAccatgaggaggaagagtgagcTGTCACTTTCACTGGGCCTCTCCGAGAGACAG GTGAAGATCTGGTTTCAGAATAGACGTGccaaagagaggaagataaACAGAAAGAAGCTGCAGCATTCCCAGCAGGCCTCCACTACTACACCCACCCCACCTGTGCTGGGTGGACCCGCTGACACCCACATCACCACCAGCCCCAGCAGCAACATTTTGTCTGATACAATATCAGAGGAATACTTAGGTGGATCACATATGGAAGACTGA